A single region of the Aeromicrobium chenweiae genome encodes:
- a CDS encoding SCO4848 family membrane protein encodes MDLPVAVSVLLIVAGLWNLVIWPQFLRRVIKDPRARDEAGKATTFLTVHIVLVTVSMVLGIAVGVVGIAALV; translated from the coding sequence ATGGATCTCCCCGTCGCCGTCTCCGTCCTGCTGATCGTCGCGGGACTCTGGAACCTCGTGATCTGGCCGCAGTTCCTGCGCCGCGTGATCAAGGACCCGCGGGCTCGCGACGAGGCCGGCAAGGCCACCACCTTCCTGACCGTGCACATCGTGCTGGTCACGGTCTCGATGGTGCTCGGCATCGCCGTCGGCGTCGTGGGAATCGCCGCGCTCGTCTGA
- a CDS encoding DEAD/DEAH box helicase produces MSSLNQPAGSTVLPTFSTLSLPQPLVQALARQDIVNPSPVQLAVVPDALAGKHVLGRARTGSGKTLAFGIPVLVRLAGRTSRPKAPRGLILLPTRELATQVRAAMEPLAQKMGLRLTTVYGGVPINKQINTLKNGVDIVIATPGRLTDLLDRRCMTLDDIEITVLDEADHLCDLGFYKPIDAILGLTPERSQRLLLSATLDGDVNKLVKRHLPQHVLHEVDSGESAVDTMEHHVLVSGATEKSKAAFDLLRANPRSIVFTRTRRGAMRLAKQLTQNGIEAVDMHGDLSQRHRERNLEAFSSGRASVIVATDVAARGIHVDGIGLVVHYDAPAEHKAYQHRSGRTARAGESGAVVTMTTPEALRDVMQLQNKAGVTARHHDARTAPSPMTVEALSGAGTEAPHASSVRQGARSGGSRGGSGNRGGGRPQGGFRGNGGGRPQGSGGNRGGGGGRRRSGGAGSTTVYSSS; encoded by the coding sequence GTGAGTTCCTTGAATCAGCCTGCCGGCAGCACTGTGCTGCCCACCTTCTCCACCCTTTCCCTTCCCCAGCCTCTCGTCCAGGCGCTTGCCCGCCAGGACATCGTCAACCCCAGCCCGGTGCAGCTGGCGGTCGTCCCCGACGCCCTGGCCGGCAAGCACGTGCTGGGCCGCGCCCGCACCGGCTCCGGCAAGACGCTGGCCTTCGGCATCCCCGTGTTGGTCCGCCTCGCCGGCCGCACGAGTCGCCCCAAGGCCCCGCGTGGCCTGATCCTGCTGCCCACCCGTGAGCTGGCCACCCAGGTCCGCGCCGCGATGGAGCCGCTCGCCCAGAAGATGGGCCTGCGCCTCACGACCGTCTACGGCGGTGTCCCGATCAACAAGCAGATCAACACGCTCAAGAACGGTGTCGACATCGTCATCGCGACCCCGGGTCGCCTGACCGATCTGCTCGATCGTCGTTGCATGACCCTGGACGACATCGAGATCACCGTCCTCGACGAGGCCGACCACCTGTGCGACCTGGGCTTCTACAAGCCGATCGACGCGATCCTCGGCCTGACGCCCGAGCGCAGCCAGCGCCTCCTGCTGTCGGCCACGCTCGACGGCGACGTCAACAAGCTCGTCAAGCGCCACCTGCCGCAGCATGTGCTGCACGAGGTCGACTCGGGCGAGAGCGCCGTCGACACCATGGAGCACCACGTGCTCGTCAGTGGTGCGACGGAGAAGTCCAAGGCAGCGTTCGACCTGCTCCGCGCCAACCCGCGCAGCATCGTCTTCACGCGGACCCGCCGCGGTGCCATGCGTCTGGCCAAGCAGCTGACGCAGAACGGCATCGAGGCCGTCGACATGCACGGTGACCTCTCGCAGCGCCACCGTGAGCGCAACCTCGAGGCGTTCAGCAGCGGTCGCGCCAGCGTCATCGTCGCCACGGACGTCGCGGCTCGCGGCATCCACGTCGACGGCATCGGCCTGGTCGTGCACTACGACGCTCCCGCCGAGCACAAGGCGTACCAGCACCGTTCGGGTCGCACGGCCCGCGCCGGGGAGTCCGGAGCCGTCGTCACGATGACGACGCCCGAGGCCCTGCGCGACGTCATGCAGCTGCAGAACAAGGCCGGTGTCACGGCCCGTCACCACGATGCGCGCACCGCGCCGTCGCCGATGACGGTCGAGGCGCTCTCCGGCGCCGGCACCGAGGCGCCCCATGCCTCGTCGGTCCGCCAGGGTGCTCGCTCCGGCGGCAGCCGCGGCGGTTCCGGCAACCGTGGCGGAGGACGCCCCCAGGGCGGGTTCCGCGGCAACGGTGGCGGACGCCCGCAGGGCTCGGGCGGCAACCGCGGCGGTGGCGGCGGACGTCGTCGCTCCGGCGGAGCCGGCTCCACCACGGTCTACTCCTCCTCGTAG
- a CDS encoding TOPRIM nucleotidyl transferase/hydrolase domain-containing protein has translation MDTASPDEMARLRQAVVACAADGPDGAAAARVATVLAAELRLRVVVLVEGESDRAAVEALAHRRGRDLATEAVCVVPIGGATSIRRFLAVVGPGGLDVGLAGLVDRAELRFFRRALEDVGVGLAGFFVCDADLEDELIRALDVSGVESVVAAEGELGKLRTFEHQPAQRHRPQADRLHRFLGTHSGRKAQYARALVQALPLDRVPRPLDDLLTYVGPRLEE, from the coding sequence ATGGACACTGCGTCCCCGGACGAGATGGCGCGCCTGCGCCAGGCCGTGGTCGCGTGCGCCGCTGACGGACCCGACGGCGCGGCCGCTGCCAGGGTGGCAACCGTCCTCGCGGCCGAGCTGCGCCTGCGGGTCGTGGTGCTGGTGGAGGGGGAGAGCGACCGGGCCGCCGTCGAGGCGCTCGCGCACCGCCGCGGACGGGACCTCGCCACCGAGGCCGTGTGCGTCGTCCCGATCGGCGGAGCCACGAGCATCCGCCGGTTCCTGGCCGTGGTGGGTCCCGGCGGCCTCGACGTCGGACTGGCCGGGCTGGTCGACCGCGCCGAGCTGCGGTTCTTCCGCCGGGCGCTCGAGGATGTAGGCGTCGGCCTGGCCGGCTTCTTCGTGTGCGACGCGGACCTCGAGGACGAGCTCATCCGGGCGCTGGACGTGTCGGGCGTGGAGTCCGTCGTCGCTGCGGAGGGCGAGCTCGGCAAGCTCAGGACCTTCGAGCACCAGCCCGCGCAGCGGCACCGCCCCCAGGCCGATCGCCTGCACCGGTTCCTCGGCACCCACAGCGGTCGCAAGGCACAGTACGCCCGGGCGCTCGTGCAGGCGCTGCCGCTCGACCGGGTGCCGCGGCCGCTCGACGACCTCCTGACGTACGTCGGACCGCGGCTGGAAGAATGA
- a CDS encoding GNAT family N-acetyltransferase → MSHEIVHNADEQRYEILVDGVLAGFTEAREHDDKVVVFPHTEVFDQFEGQGLASELVAGALDDVRARGKKVDPICPYVARFIKRHKDYADLLA, encoded by the coding sequence ATGAGTCACGAGATCGTGCACAACGCGGACGAGCAGCGCTACGAGATCCTGGTCGACGGGGTGCTCGCCGGATTCACCGAGGCGAGGGAGCACGACGACAAGGTCGTCGTCTTCCCCCACACCGAGGTCTTCGACCAGTTCGAGGGCCAGGGCCTGGCGTCCGAGCTGGTGGCCGGCGCCCTCGACGACGTCCGCGCCCGTGGCAAGAAGGTCGACCCGATCTGCCCTTACGTCGCCCGGTTCATCAAGCGCCACAAGGACTACGCCGACCTCCTGGCCTGA